A window from Panulirus ornatus isolate Po-2019 chromosome 29, ASM3632096v1, whole genome shotgun sequence encodes these proteins:
- the LOC139757930 gene encoding uncharacterized protein: MVCVKIFVVAALVAVACAAPRPETIPYAPPPPSYKEPGMPYEFAYAVKDDYSGNDFAHDEKSDGTVTSGSYRVLLPDGRTQIVTFTADHTSGYVAEVTYEGEASYPAPAAPSYGPPPPPAYGPPAPPAYGPPPPPAYGPPATPAYGPPPPPPPPPAYEPTTTPASE, encoded by the exons ATGGTGTGTGTTAAG ATCTTCGTGGTAGCCGCCCTGGTGGCTGTGGCCTGCGCCGCTCCCCGTCCAGAGACCATCCCctacgccccccctcccccatcctacaaGGAGCCCGGCATGCCCTACGAATTCGCCTACGCCGTCAAGGACGACTACAGCGGCAACGACTTCGCCCACGACGAGAAGAGCGACGGCACAGTGACCTCAGGCTCCTACAGGGTGCTCCTGCCCGACGGTCGCACCCAGATCGTCACCTTCACCGCCGACCACACCAGCGGCTACGTCGCTGAGGTGACCTACGAGGGCGAGGCCTCCTACCCCGCCCCTGCAGCCCCATCTTAcggtcccccaccacccccagcctACGGCCCTCCAGCACCCCCAGCATAcggacccccaccacccccagctTACGGACCACCAGCAACCCCAGCctacggaccaccaccaccaccaccaccacccccagcctACGAGCCTACCACAACCCCCGCCAGCGAATGA
- the LOC139757931 gene encoding cuticle protein 19-like → MVSAKIFMMAALVAVACAAPRPESVPYGHPPPSYKEPGMPYEFGYAVKDEYSGNDFAHDEKSDGTVTSGSYRVLLPDGRTQIVTYNADHTSGFVAEVTYEGEATYPAPAPKSYGR, encoded by the exons ATGGTGTCCGCAAAG ATCTTCATGATGGCCGCCCTGGTGGCTGTGGCCTGCGCCGCTCCCCGCCCAGAAAGCGTCCCCTACGgccaccctcccccatcctacaaGGAGCCCGGCATGCCCTACGAATTCGGCTACGCCGTCAAGGACGAGTACAGCGGCAACGACTTCGCCCACGACGAGAAGAGCGACGGCACAGTGACCTCAGGCTCCTACAGGGTGCTCCTGCCCGACGGTCGCACCCAGATCGTCACATACAACGCTGACCACACCAGCGGCTTCGTCGCTGAGGTGACCTACGAGGGCGAGGCCACGTACCCAGCTCCCGCACCCAAATCCTACGGCCGTTAA
- the LOC139758059 gene encoding cuticle protein 19-like, giving the protein MVSAKIFMMAVLVAVACAAPQPESVPYGHPPPSYKEPGMPYEFAYVVKDDYSGNDFAHDEKSDGSVTSGSYRVLLPDGRTQTVTFNADHTSGYVAEVAYEGEASYPAPAPPAYGPPAYGP; this is encoded by the exons ATGGTGTCCGCAAAG ATCTTCATGATGGCCGTCTTGGTGGCTGTGGCCTGCGCCGCTCCGCAACCAGAAAGCGTCCCCTACGgccaccctcccccatcctacaaGGAGCCCGGCATGCCCTACGAATTCGCCTACGTCGTCAAGGACGACTACAGCGGCAACGACTTCGCCCACGACGAGAAGAGCGACGGCTCAGTGACCTCAGGCTCCTACAGGGTGCTCCTGCCCGACGGTCGCACCCAGACCGTCACCTTCAACGCCGACCACACCAGCGGCTACGTCGCTGAGGTGGCCTACGAAGGCGAGGCCTCCTACCCCGCCCCTGCACCCCCAGCCTATGGACCCCCAGCTTACGGACCCTAA
- the LOC139757933 gene encoding cuticle protein 19-like — MVSAKIFMMAALVAVACAAPRPESVPYGHPPPSYKEPGMPYEFAYAVKDEYSGNDFAHDEKSDGSVTSGSYRVLLPDGRTQIVTFNADHTSGYVAEVAYEGEASYPAPAPPAYGPPAPPAYGP; from the exons ATGGTGTCCGCAAAG ATCTTCATGATGGCCGCCCTGGTGGCTGTGGCCTGCGCCGCTCCCCGCCCAGAAAGCGTCCCCTACGgccaccctcccccatcctacaaGGAGCCCGGCATGCCCTACGAATTCGCCTACGCCGTCAAGGACGAGTACAGCGGCAACGACTTCGCCCACGACGAGAAGAGCGACGGCTCAGTGACCTCAGGCTCCTACAGGGTGCTCCTGCCCGACGGTCGCACCCAGATCGTCACCTTCAACGCCGACCACACCAGCGGCTACGTCGCTGAGGTGGCCTACGAAGGTGAAGCCTCCTACCCCGCCCCTGCACCCCCAGCCTATGGACCCCCAGCACCCCCAGCTTACGGACCCTAA
- the LOC139757934 gene encoding cuticle protein 19-like — protein sequence MVSAKIFVVAALVAVACAAPRPESVPYGHPPPSYKEPGMPFEFAYAVKDDYSGNDFAHDEKSDGTVTSGSYRVLLPDGRTQIVTFNADHTNGYVAEVAYEGEASYPAPAPPAYGPPAPPAYGP from the exons ATGGTATCTGCTAAG ATCTTCGTGGTAGCCGCCCTGGTGGCTGTAGCCTGCGCTGCTCCCCGCCCAGAAAGCGTCCCCTACGgccaccctcccccatcctacaaGGAGCCCGGCATGCCTTTCGAATTCGCCTACGCCGTCAAGGACGACTACAGCGGCAACGACTTCGCCCACGACGAGAAGAGCGACGGCACAGTGACCTCAGGCTCCTACAGGGTGCTCCTGCCCGACGGTCGCACCCAGATCGTCACCTTCAACGCCGACCACACCAACGGCTACGTCGCTGAGGTGGCCTACGAGGGCGAGGCCTCCTACCCCGCCCCTGCACCCCCAGCCTATGGACCCCCAGCACCCCCAGCTTACGGCCCCTAA